Proteins encoded in a region of the Candidatus Providencia siddallii genome:
- the coaE gene encoding dephospho-CoA kinase (Dephospho-CoA kinase (CoaE) performs the final step in coenzyme A biosynthesis.), with product MAYVIALTGGIGSGKTTISNEFFKLGVPIIDADIISRKIIESNTIVYKRIIHHFGKDIVNNKNCIDRNKLRKIIFSNIREKKWLESQLFNLIQKETEKQIQKIKYSYVLWVVPLLIEKNIFNIANRILVVDATKNEQISRVIKRDKITKKDVNNILKTQVNRKKRIYHADDIITNHTNDGNLKNKVKILHEKYLKLKM from the coding sequence ATGGCATATGTAATCGCATTAACAGGTGGTATTGGAAGTGGTAAAACTACAATATCGAACGAATTTTTCAAACTTGGCGTTCCAATAATTGATGCTGATATAATATCTCGTAAAATTATTGAATCAAATACTATAGTATATAAACGTATAATACATCATTTTGGTAAAGATATTGTAAACAATAAAAATTGTATTGATAGAAATAAATTAAGAAAAATTATCTTTTCTAATATAAGAGAAAAAAAATGGCTTGAATCACAATTGTTTAATTTAATTCAAAAAGAAACAGAAAAACAAATACAAAAAATAAAATATTCATATGTTTTATGGGTTGTTCCTTTGTTAATTGAAAAAAATATTTTTAATATTGCTAATCGAATTCTTGTTGTTGATGCTACAAAAAATGAACAAATTTCACGAGTAATTAAAAGAGATAAAATAACTAAAAAAGATGTAAATAATATATTAAAAACACAAGTAAATAGAAAGAAACGTATATATCATGCTGATGATATAATTACTAATCATACAAATGATGGAAATCTTAAAAATAAAGTTAAAATACTTCATGAAAAATATTTAAAATTAAAAATGTAA
- the yacG gene encoding DNA gyrase inhibitor YacG, with the protein MNNYINVNCPICKKNVIWNKNSLFRPFCSNRCKLIDLVGWITEKK; encoded by the coding sequence ATGAATAATTATATAAATGTTAATTGTCCTATTTGTAAAAAAAATGTTATTTGGAATAAAAATAGTTTATTTAGACCATTTTGTAGTAACCGTTGTAAATTAATTGATTTGGTTGGATGGATAACTGAAAAAAAATAG
- the secA gene encoding preprotein translocase subunit SecA, whose amino-acid sequence MLTKILTKIFGSRNERIIDRLFKEVEKINKFELDFEKLSDYELKSKTNYFRNLIDKGENIEKFIPEVFTTVREVSKRVFGMRHFDVQLIGGMVLNEGCIAEMRTGEGKTLTSTLPAYINALSRKGVHIVTVNDYLAKRDAKNNRKLFEFLGLTVGVTLPGMSQTEKRKAYAADITYGTNNEFGFDYLRDNMVFDSKERVQRNLNYALIDEVDSILIDEARTPLIISGPTEDTSELYIKIDKIIPYLKRQEKEDSDFFQGKGHFSIDEKLRQITLTERGLILIENLLIKEKLMKEGESLYSSSNIILMHHVMAGLRAHTLFTVNVDYIVKNKQIIIVDEHTGRTMEGRRWSDGLHQAIEAKEHVDIQNENQTLASITFQNYFRLYKKLAGMTGTADTEAFEFSSIYKLDTIVIPTNKPMIRNDLPDLVYMTEKEKISSIINDIKKRISNNQPVLVGTISIEKSELISNALKKEKILHNVLNAKFHATEADIIANAGQAGVVTIATNMAGRGTDIILGGNWQNEIDAIEKPTQKQILQIKKQWEIRHKNVISSGGLHVIGTERHESRRIDNQLRGRSGRQGDPGSSRFYLSLEDSLMRIFASNRITSIMKKLGMKQGEAIEHRWVTKAIENAQRKVENRNFDIRKQLLEYDDVSNDQRRVIYKQRNELLNGNDIKETINNIYENIFTKIINCYIPHQSAKESWDINALEKRLIDDFNIKLSIKNLIHKNSIIKKEKLHEYIIKKINDFYEYKEKVIGAKIMRDFEKNIMLQTLDLLWKEHLASIDYLRQGIHLRGYAQKDPKQEYKRESFNMFENMLESLKYDVVSTLFKTEFNFFKNIKELEHFKNIKFLIKKQQSNLTFSLNNSKTKKINKKNKISRNEICPCNSGKKYKHCHGRSI is encoded by the coding sequence ATGCTTACAAAAATATTAACAAAAATTTTTGGTAGTCGTAATGAACGTATCATAGATAGATTATTTAAAGAAGTTGAAAAAATAAATAAATTTGAATTAGATTTTGAAAAATTATCTGATTATGAACTAAAATCAAAGACAAATTACTTCCGTAATCTTATAGATAAAGGTGAAAACATTGAAAAATTTATACCTGAAGTATTTACAACAGTCAGGGAAGTAAGTAAACGTGTTTTTGGAATGCGTCATTTTGATGTACAATTAATTGGTGGAATGGTATTAAATGAAGGTTGTATAGCTGAAATGCGTACAGGAGAAGGAAAAACATTAACTTCAACATTACCAGCATATATTAATGCATTAAGTAGAAAAGGAGTTCATATTGTAACTGTAAATGATTATTTAGCAAAACGAGATGCTAAAAATAATAGAAAATTATTTGAATTTTTAGGATTAACGGTAGGAGTTACTCTGCCAGGTATGTCTCAAACAGAAAAACGTAAAGCATATGCAGCAGATATTACATATGGAACAAATAACGAATTCGGTTTTGATTATTTACGTGATAATATGGTTTTTGATTCCAAAGAACGTGTGCAACGTAATTTAAATTATGCATTAATAGATGAAGTTGATTCAATACTTATTGATGAAGCACGTACACCATTAATTATTTCTGGACCTACTGAAGACACTTCAGAATTATATATAAAAATAGATAAAATAATTCCTTATTTAAAACGTCAAGAAAAAGAAGATTCTGATTTTTTTCAAGGAAAAGGACATTTTTCTATTGATGAAAAATTACGTCAAATTACACTAACTGAACGTGGACTTATTCTTATTGAAAATTTATTAATAAAAGAAAAACTAATGAAAGAAGGAGAATCATTATATTCTTCATCAAACATTATTTTAATGCATCATGTAATGGCAGGGTTACGTGCACATACATTATTTACTGTTAATGTTGATTATATTGTAAAAAATAAACAAATAATTATTGTAGATGAACATACTGGACGTACAATGGAAGGTAGACGTTGGTCAGATGGATTACATCAAGCTATAGAAGCTAAAGAACATGTTGATATTCAAAATGAAAATCAAACATTAGCTTCTATTACATTTCAAAATTATTTTCGTTTATATAAAAAATTAGCTGGAATGACTGGAACTGCTGATACAGAAGCATTTGAATTTAGTTCAATTTATAAACTTGATACAATAGTAATTCCAACTAATAAACCAATGATTAGAAATGATTTACCTGATTTAGTTTATATGACAGAAAAAGAGAAAATTTCATCAATTATTAATGATATAAAAAAAAGAATATCAAATAACCAGCCAGTTTTAGTTGGTACAATTTCAATTGAAAAATCAGAACTAATTTCTAATGCATTAAAAAAAGAAAAAATTTTACATAATGTTTTAAACGCAAAATTTCATGCAACGGAAGCTGATATAATTGCTAATGCAGGTCAAGCAGGAGTTGTAACTATAGCAACAAATATGGCTGGTAGAGGTACAGATATAATATTAGGTGGAAATTGGCAAAATGAAATTGATGCAATAGAAAAACCTACGCAAAAACAAATTTTACAAATAAAAAAACAATGGGAAATCCGTCATAAAAACGTAATTTCATCTGGCGGTTTACATGTAATAGGTACAGAACGACACGAATCTAGACGAATTGATAATCAATTACGTGGTAGATCAGGAAGACAAGGTGATCCTGGGTCATCTAGATTCTATTTATCATTAGAAGATTCTTTAATGAGAATTTTTGCTTCTAATCGTATTACCTCAATCATGAAAAAATTAGGTATGAAACAAGGAGAAGCAATAGAACATCGTTGGGTTACTAAAGCAATAGAAAATGCTCAAAGAAAAGTTGAAAATCGTAATTTTGATATTCGAAAACAATTACTTGAATACGATGATGTTTCAAACGATCAAAGACGTGTTATCTATAAACAACGTAATGAATTACTTAATGGAAATGATATAAAAGAAACAATTAATAATATTTATGAAAATATATTTACTAAAATAATAAATTGTTATATTCCACATCAATCTGCAAAAGAATCATGGGATATTAACGCATTAGAAAAGCGTTTAATTGATGATTTTAATATAAAATTATCAATTAAAAATTTAATACATAAAAATTCAATTATAAAAAAAGAAAAACTACATGAATATATTATAAAAAAAATCAATGATTTTTATGAATATAAAGAAAAAGTTATTGGTGCTAAAATAATGCGTGATTTTGAAAAAAATATTATGTTACAAACATTAGATTTATTATGGAAAGAACATTTGGCATCAATTGACTATCTTCGTCAAGGAATTCATTTACGAGGATATGCACAAAAAGATCCTAAACAAGAATATAAACGAGAATCTTTTAATATGTTTGAAAACATGCTTGAATCATTAAAATATGATGTTGTTAGCACATTATTTAAAACAGAATTTAATTTTTTTAAAAATATAAAAGAATTAGAACATTTTAAAAATATAAAATTTTTAATAAAAAAACAACAATCAAATTTAACATTTTCATTAAATAATTCTAAAACAAAAAAAATAAATAAAAAAAATAAAATTAGTAGAAATGAAATATGCCCATGTAATTCCGGTAAAAAATATAAACATTGTCATGGTCGATCAATTTAG
- a CDS encoding DUF721 domain-containing protein, whose translation MKNNHPYVFLDFFKKHVKDSNILQYIQRNVKIIIKLNNILNEFFPTEMKSFYRVANYRNNTIFIEVSNANLLTRFNYEKRKIFFKLKKNILPTLSLIIIKINPNLVQKNKQNYLNNNQNIFFNRKIEKYRRQISKKTANELLILSQKSSEKLKKSLEKLASHSMDKIFFKKN comes from the coding sequence ATGAAAAACAATCATCCATATGTTTTTTTAGACTTTTTTAAAAAACATGTAAAAGATTCAAATATATTACAATATATTCAGCGTAATGTTAAAATTATTATCAAATTAAATAATATTTTAAATGAATTTTTTCCTACTGAAATGAAGTCGTTTTATCGTGTTGCGAATTATCGTAATAATACTATATTTATTGAAGTGTCAAATGCTAATCTATTAACTAGATTTAATTATGAAAAAAGAAAAATATTTTTTAAATTAAAAAAAAACATTCTACCAACTTTATCATTGATTATAATTAAAATAAATCCTAATTTAGTTCAAAAAAATAAACAAAATTATCTTAATAATAATCAAAATATTTTTTTTAATCGAAAAATAGAAAAATATAGAAGACAAATTAGTAAAAAAACAGCAAATGAACTTTTAATATTATCTCAAAAAAGTTCTGAAAAATTAAAAAAAAGTTTAGAAAAATTAGCTTCGCATAGTATGGATAAAATATTTTTTAAAAAAAATTAA
- the lpxC gene encoding UDP-3-O-acyl-N-acetylglucosamine deacetylase, whose product MIKQKTVKRIIKTTGIGLHTGKKVTLTLYPALENTKIIYRRTDVVPIVNFQTDVKSVSNTMLCTCLSNRDNICVSTVEHLNAALVGLGIDNVIVEINSPEIPIMDGSAEPFIFLLLSSGIKELNSAKKFLLIKELVRVEDGDKWAEIKPYNGFSLDFTIDFNHPLINIETQRYKIDFSTKSFINQISSARTFCFMRDIEILKSKGLCLGGSFDCAIVIDDYKILNKDGLRFKDELVRHKILDAIGDLFVCGHNIIGAFSAYKSGHYLNNKLLKTILNNESAWDLVTFENESELPISFKFYDK is encoded by the coding sequence ATGATCAAACAAAAAACAGTAAAACGTATAATTAAAACTACTGGAATCGGGTTACATACAGGAAAAAAAGTAACATTGACATTGTATCCTGCACTAGAAAATACAAAAATAATTTACCGTCGTACTGACGTTGTTCCTATAGTTAACTTTCAAACTGATGTAAAATCGGTATCTAATACTATGCTATGTACTTGTTTATCTAATAGAGATAATATATGCGTGTCAACTGTTGAACATTTAAATGCTGCCTTAGTTGGATTAGGTATTGATAATGTTATTGTTGAAATTAATTCACCAGAAATTCCTATTATGGATGGCAGTGCAGAACCATTTATTTTCTTATTACTTTCTAGTGGGATAAAAGAATTAAATAGTGCAAAAAAATTTTTACTTATAAAAGAATTAGTTCGTGTAGAAGATGGTGATAAATGGGCAGAAATAAAACCTTATAATGGTTTTAGCTTAGATTTTACTATTGATTTTAACCATCCATTAATTAACATTGAAACACAACGTTATAAAATTGATTTTTCAACAAAATCTTTTATTAATCAAATTAGTAGTGCACGAACTTTTTGTTTTATGCGAGATATTGAAATTTTAAAATCAAAAGGATTATGTTTAGGAGGCAGTTTTGATTGTGCAATAGTTATTGATGATTATAAAATTCTAAACAAAGATGGATTACGTTTCAAAGATGAATTAGTTCGTCATAAAATACTTGATGCTATTGGTGATTTATTTGTATGCGGGCATAATATTATCGGAGCTTTTTCTGCTTATAAATCAGGTCATTATTTAAATAATAAATTATTAAAAACAATTCTTAATAACGAATCAGCTTGGGATTTAGTTACATTTGAAAATGAATCTGAATTACCTATATCATTTAAATTTTACGATAAATAA
- the ftsZ gene encoding cell division protein FtsZ gives MFEPMELTKDAIIKVIGVGGGGGNAVEHMVREHIEGIEFFAINTDAQALRKTTIGQTIQIGANITKGLGAGANPEVGRNAAEEDREILYNTLNGADMVFIAAGMGGGTGTGAAPVVAEIAKELGILTVAVVTKPFNFEGKKRMAFAEVGITELSKHVDSLITIPNDKLLKVLGKGISLLDAFGAVNNILKGAVQGIAELITRPGLMNVDFADVRTVMSEMGYAMMGSGVAKNEDRAEEAAEMAISSPLLEDIDLSGARGVLVNITAGFDLRLDEFETVGNTIRAFASDNATVVIGTSLDPEMNEELRVTVVATGIGMDKHSEITLINNKISSKTSIKQRYQQIQNNISKSIEEKKISKNINEQQINKEPDYLDIPTFLRKQID, from the coding sequence ATGTTTGAACCAATGGAGTTAACAAAAGATGCAATAATTAAAGTTATAGGTGTTGGCGGTGGCGGTGGGAATGCAGTTGAACATATGGTACGTGAACATATAGAAGGTATAGAGTTTTTTGCTATTAACACAGATGCTCAAGCATTGCGCAAAACTACAATAGGACAAACAATTCAAATAGGTGCAAATATAACAAAAGGTTTGGGTGCTGGTGCAAATCCAGAAGTTGGACGAAATGCTGCCGAAGAAGATCGTGAAATCTTATATAATACACTAAATGGAGCAGATATGGTTTTTATCGCAGCTGGGATGGGTGGCGGTACTGGTACTGGTGCAGCGCCAGTTGTAGCTGAAATTGCTAAAGAATTAGGAATTCTAACAGTTGCAGTTGTAACTAAACCTTTTAATTTCGAAGGTAAAAAACGAATGGCTTTTGCAGAAGTTGGTATTACAGAATTATCTAAACATGTCGATTCATTAATAACAATACCAAATGATAAACTATTAAAAGTTTTAGGAAAAGGTATTTCTTTACTAGATGCTTTCGGAGCAGTAAACAACATTCTTAAAGGAGCTGTACAAGGAATCGCTGAATTAATTACTAGACCTGGATTAATGAATGTAGATTTTGCTGATGTTCGTACAGTTATGTCAGAAATGGGTTACGCAATGATGGGTTCTGGTGTTGCAAAAAACGAAGATAGAGCTGAAGAAGCTGCAGAAATGGCTATTTCTAGTCCGTTACTTGAAGATATTGATTTATCTGGTGCACGTGGTGTTTTAGTAAATATAACAGCTGGGTTTGATTTACGTTTAGATGAATTTGAAACTGTTGGAAATACAATACGTGCGTTCGCATCAGATAATGCAACTGTAGTAATTGGTACTTCTCTTGATCCAGAAATGAACGAAGAATTACGAGTAACAGTTGTTGCTACTGGGATCGGAATGGATAAACATTCAGAAATAACTTTAATTAATAATAAAATTTCTTCAAAAACATCTATAAAACAACGTTACCAACAAATACAAAACAATATATCAAAATCAATAGAAGAAAAAAAAATATCTAAAAATATTAATGAACAACAAATAAACAAAGAACCAGATTATCTAGATATTCCTACTTTTTTACGAAAACAAATTGATTAA